The Streptomyces sp. NBC_00224 genome has a window encoding:
- a CDS encoding NAD(P)-dependent oxidoreductase, whose product MSVPSTAPDRPTVAVLGTGIMGAGMARSLLRAGLPVRVWNRTHAKAAPLAADGAHVCASPEEAVSGADVVLTMLHDGLSVAETIEAAAPGLTPGTLWLQCATVGPEASTELAARAAELGLAYLDAPVAGTRLPAERGELTVFVAGPQEAQEAAAPVLEAIGQRTIRAGEEPGAASRLKLVVNTWVINLVNSVAECLNLAEALELDPKVFLDAMAGGPLDSAYLQGKSAALLSGDLTPSFALSTALKDARLILEAAERTGVRLDLMTASAARFTRAQSAGHGEEDMIATYFAGRSQP is encoded by the coding sequence ATGTCCGTCCCCAGCACCGCCCCCGACCGCCCGACCGTCGCCGTCCTCGGCACCGGGATCATGGGCGCGGGCATGGCCCGCAGCCTGCTGCGCGCGGGGCTGCCGGTGCGCGTCTGGAACCGTACGCACGCCAAGGCCGCGCCGCTCGCCGCCGACGGGGCGCATGTCTGCGCGAGCCCCGAGGAGGCGGTGAGCGGCGCGGACGTCGTCCTGACCATGCTGCACGACGGCCTCTCGGTCGCGGAGACGATCGAGGCGGCCGCGCCGGGCCTGACCCCCGGCACCCTGTGGCTCCAGTGCGCCACGGTCGGCCCGGAGGCGTCCACCGAACTCGCCGCGCGTGCGGCCGAGTTGGGCCTCGCCTATCTCGACGCGCCGGTGGCCGGCACCCGGCTCCCGGCCGAGCGGGGCGAGCTCACCGTCTTCGTCGCCGGTCCGCAGGAGGCCCAGGAGGCCGCCGCGCCCGTCCTGGAGGCGATCGGGCAGCGCACCATCCGGGCGGGCGAGGAGCCGGGCGCGGCCTCCCGGCTGAAGCTGGTCGTCAACACGTGGGTGATCAACCTGGTGAACAGCGTCGCCGAGTGCCTCAACCTCGCCGAGGCACTCGAACTCGACCCCAAGGTGTTCCTGGACGCCATGGCGGGCGGGCCGCTGGACAGCGCGTACCTCCAGGGCAAGTCGGCGGCCCTGCTCTCCGGCGACCTCACCCCCAGCTTCGCGCTCTCGACCGCGCTCAAGGACGCACGGCTGATCCTCGAAGCGGCCGAGCGCACGGGCGTACGGCTCGACCTGATGACCGCGTCCGCCGCGCGGTTCACCCGGGCGCAGTCGGCGGGGCATGGCGAGGAGGACATGATCGCGACGTACTTCGCGGGCCGCTCGCAGCCGTGA
- a CDS encoding MarR family winged helix-turn-helix transcriptional regulator — MSAVDLSGHPGHLARRLQQVHYLLWNTMVSERTTSPQFAVLNTLVASPGLDQRTVGERVGLDRSTIAEVISRLTRRGLLRKTRDPRDGRRSRLAVTDEGRAVHRELTVRTGRMNEVFLAPLAPAEQTVFLDLLRRVADAAEVLGDAGEEAEAS, encoded by the coding sequence GTCCGCAGTCGACTTGAGCGGCCACCCCGGACATCTGGCCCGGCGGCTCCAGCAGGTCCACTATCTGCTCTGGAACACCATGGTCTCCGAGCGGACCACCTCCCCCCAGTTCGCCGTCCTCAACACCCTGGTCGCCTCCCCGGGCCTGGACCAGCGGACCGTCGGCGAGCGCGTGGGCCTGGACCGGTCGACCATCGCCGAGGTCATCAGCCGGCTCACCCGGCGCGGCCTGCTGCGCAAGACGCGCGACCCGCGCGACGGCCGCCGCTCCCGGCTCGCCGTCACCGACGAGGGCCGCGCCGTGCACCGCGAACTCACCGTCCGCACCGGCCGGATGAACGAGGTCTTCCTCGCCCCGCTGGCCCCCGCCGAACAGACCGTCTTCCTCGACCTGCTGCGCCGGGTCGCGGACGCGGCCGAGGTCCTGGGCGACGCCGGCGAGGAGGCGGAGGCGAGCTGA